ACAACTGGACTAAAAATAACTCTGAATTATCTACAAACATTTCAAATTCAATAGATGAGTATTTTGAATGGTGCAAGAAAAATCAAAACACCATTACATACTCGCTTGATCGAATTCAAGCTCATTCAGCAATGGCAAAAGAGTATTTTCAGGTTAACAAATAAATAGCGGAGACGCCATTCCATTGGTGACGAGTGTCAGAAATGGTCAAATTGATGAAACTTTGCCTAACAGAAAAATTGTACCCGCATTGAAATCCAAACGGGTAAATATTGACTGAAAAATAACAGAGAAATGCAACGAATTGAGCTCGGTAATAGCAGTGTGCCTAACACCGCAATTCCATGTTGATGCGCTTCGCGCACAACATGAATGTGCACCGTTAGGGACACACTCCGTGGGGATGAAAAATAGCACAATGAACTATTATTTAACAATATCAAACAGTCATCACAACAGTAGGCGAATATGAAAACCAGCGAAAAATGGGCATTTGTCTTGATCGGAAATGATCGAACGGGGAAAACAACTTTTCAAAAGCATGTAGTTAACATATTTACAGATCAACAAAGGCATCAACGATTGGATTGCGATTTGATATTCAAAATCTCGCATCCAGAAATTTCAATAAAAATAAACTCCCTTATGATTGGCAACAGGAGTATTCAAGAGCGCATACCCAAAGCATTTCTGTCCATCCAGGAATATTTCGAAAAGCATTTTAAGGATGCGGATATTTGCATCATTTCTTCGCACCTATCTATGGCTGATTTAAAAGAAATTATTGATTCATGCCACAAAAAGTTCTACAACATCGGAGCAGTATTCTTCTCCAACTCGATTGGCAATTCAAATACAAGCGAATTAAATCGAGACGCATCACTACTTCAATGGGATCGTAGATTCCTTGTAACTAATCCTTTACAGGAAGATCAAAAAGTAATTGATGAGCAAATAAGGCTTGCTGCAGAATCATTTTCAGAAATGATCATAAAAAGATCATCCACATGGTGAGGCGTGGGGGTAAAAGCTCACACAATAATTAAAAACCAAAAATTGATTTCAAAGCTCGACTAAAAGCTATGCAAAAAAACAATAGGTGGAAAAATGAAATTGATTAGAATGATCGCGATCCAAGTTATTGCTTCTCTGATATTCGCTGGCTGCGAAACAAAAGAATCTTCATCGATTCCAACTCAGCCCGAGACAATTCAAACAGTCGACACCACTTGGAATAATTCAAATGCATATCAATCCTTTACCGACTCAAGAGATGGGCAATCGTATAAATTTATCAAAATTGGTATGCAAACTTGGATGGCTCAAAACCTTAATTATGTTGTTGAAAACTCTTGGTGCCCAGCTGGTACTGCTGCCAATTGCAGTACTTATGGTCGCCTTTATCAATGGTCTTCCGCTATGTCCCTTTCAAAATCGTATAATTCCTCACTTTGGTCTGGAGTAACTCCTCGTACCGGTATATGCCCAAGCGGATGGCATGTACCGAGTAACACTGAATGGAAACGACTCCGCTCCTTTGTAGACTCCGCAACTGGTGGGTTGCGCTTGAAATCGAAAATATTTTGGAGCGACAATGGAAATGGTACAGACCAGTTCGGTTTTAGGGCGCTTCCAGCTGGAATAAATTCTGAACCAAGTGTGTTCTCATATTTTGGTCAGGGAGCATATTTTTGGTCATCGACCGAATTGAATGCAAACGAAGTATGGATGCTTATGTTGTATAGTCCGAGGGATGATGCAAATATTTCCCTTATCAATCACAAAGAATCAGGTGCAAGCATTCGATGCATCCTTGATTAGAGGCAAAATTTTTCAAATATCACTATCAACAAAGTGAATGTGAATTGGCCGCAAAATCTATGGGAATAATACCAAACAAATTAGCGCAAATTGCACAACAACCTTCCCTAACAATATTCTTCAATGTTGACCGCGCCCATTCGTTTTTTTGATCTGTTTCCCGGCGCGGCAACATTAAGAAATACCGTTAGGCTGTCCGATAACAATTCACTCGACGTAAATTTTGGTGAAAATGTTCTTATTTCGAAAAATAACGCAACACATATAGACATGGGATGAATATGAATAATGCAAACGAGTTGTTCAAAAAAATTCAGGACAAAAACCTATCTATTGAAGTGTATAATGAATTAGCATCATTTATTCTAAACTTCCCAAATGAAATTCTGAATTTTGCAAAGCTGTGTTTAAGCAAACTAAATAATGGGGGTACATTCTTTGATGATTGCCTAAGGCATTTGCCTTTTGAAGATTTCGAAGAAATTATCGCAATCACTGCTGAAATGATTAGAAATGGACAAGGAAATGAATTAACGGGTCTGTAAAATGAAGTGTGTAACTGGGTTATTCACACAGGCACTCTTTCTTCACCAAAGAGGATCTGAAAAGTCTGCAAAGCCTGTTTCCAGTGATGGATACATGCCCACTTTTTCGAGGCCTCTCTTACCGCAAAGTATAAGCTTTTGAGGGCGCTATCGTGATTTGGAAAGATCCTTCGATTTCTGGTGAGCTTTCTCAAGCTCATGTTCAGGGATTCGATGGCATTGGTCGTGTAGAGGTTGCGTACTCTTTGCGGGTGTAGAAAGGAGAAGTGGACGTAGGTTGTGGAAATCGCAAAACCACCACACTCAGAGTGAGCCCTACGTCCATGAAAAAGATACACATTGCCATCCGATCCGCAGCTCGTGACCACGTCCAGACCATCCTTCATGAGGCTCTTGGTAGCGACTTCCAGGCTGTTGCCGGTGGTCTGTTCCGTGCCGAAATTGAGGGAATGCTCGACCATGCCCTCCAGGCGGAGCTTGCCGCCTACTTGGGTCGGACCACCTACGAGCGCAACGGTACGGGCCCCTGGCGCAATGGCCGCAAGAGCGTGTCCCTTCCGAGCCCCCTGGGTCCGCTTACGGTCGAGAAGCCGGTCCTGCGCAAGGGTGGGTTCAATTCGGCGCTTCTCAGACTGCTGCGTGGTGGCATGAGCCAAGCCATTGAAGTCATCTGCCAGCGCACTTGGTTGCGCGGCATGTCGACTCGGGCGGTTGCCTCGGAGATGCGCGAATTGACCGGCGCGAAGCTTTCGGCTTCGGACATTTCGGAGATGACCGACAAGCTCCTTCCGGCCATCGACCAGTGGCGGCAACAGCCCGTCCCAGCGGTTGAAATCCTGTACCTGGACGCCTTGTACGTTCCGGTGCGACGCGGCGGCGAGACCAGCAAACAAGCTGTGTTGGTGGCCATTGGCGTCGATGCTAATCGGATGCGGCACTTCATGGGATGGCTGGTGGGCGACAGCGAGTCGACCGAAAGCTGGAGCGCTCTTCTGAACGATCTGAAGGAACGTGGACTGGGGCGCGTCGCCCTGGCTGTATCCGACGCTCACAAGTCCATCCGCGCTGCCGTCAAGAATTGTCTCGGGATCGATCACCAGCTGTGCGTGATCCACAAGATGAGAGCGATCCTGAGCCAGGTACAGAGGGGCGACCAAAAGGCGTTTTCCGAGGATTTCAAGGCCATCTTTTGGGCCGATGGACGTCACAGCGCCCGTATCGGTCTGGCCAACCTCAAGACCGCTTGGGAGCGGAAGTACCCCAAACTGGTGGCCAAGGCCGGGGACGAATTCGATGACTTCACTAGGTTCTTCGACATGCCACAAGCCATGTGGGGGCTGTGCAGGTGCTCCAATACCATCGAGAGATTCATTGAGGAAATCAGGCGAAGACTCGACCCGGCCCGCATCGCTGTGGCCGACAAGAGCCTCGACAAGATCATCCACACCGTGGCCATCGAACAGCAGAAACGATGGGATCGCCAGAAGCTCCCCTCCACCCATATCAGCCGACTTCGGAAAGCCGCATGACGCAACCGTCCACTTCAAATTCTACACCCAGAGACTTGACACAACCCCCGTTCCTTTGTAGTTTCGCGCCGGAAATGGACGACACGACCAAACCAGCCGAACCTCAGGCCTGGAAGCGCACGCTGGTGTTCTTCCTGTCGAGCCAGACTCTCAGCCTGGTGGGCACCTCCCTGGTGCAATACGCCATCCTTTGGCACATCACGCTCACCGCGCGCTCGGGCGTGGTCCAGACCATCGCGATCCTGGCGGGTTTTTTGCCCAACTTCCTGCTCTCGCCGTTCGCCGGCGTCTGGGCCGACCGCTACGACCGGCGCCGCCTGATGATGCTCGCCGATGGCGGCATCGCGCTGGTCACTCTGGGGCTCGCGTTGGCGTTCCAGGCGGGCCACCGGGACCTTTGGTTGTTCTTTGCGGCCTCGGCGCTGCGATCGCTGGGCACCGCCGTCCAGACCCCGGCCGTGGCGGCGTTCCTGCCGCAATTCGTCCCTGCCGACCAGCTGACCCGGGTCAACGGGATCCACCAATCCATCCAGGCAGCCACCATGTTGCTGTCGCCAGTGGCGGCTGCCTTCCTGCTCACGGCCTTCCCCTTGCAGACCATCTTCTACATCGATGTCGCCACCGCCGCGTTGGCCATCACTGTGCTGGGATTGGCGGTGCGGGTACCGGCCCATTCGCGGGCCCTGGCCCCGACCGGGACCAGTTATTTCCACGACCTGCGGGAAGGCGTCCGGTACGTGCGAAGCCACAGCTACGTGCTGCGGTTCTTCGCCTACTGCACCATCTTCTTCGTCATGGCCGCACCGGCCGCGTTCCTGACGCCGCTGCAGGTGGCCCGCAGCTTCGGGCCCGAAGTCTGGAGGCTCAGCGCGATCGAGGTGGCGTTCATCCTGGGCATGACGATCGGCGGGCTCGGCATCGCCGCGTGGGGTGGGTTCCAGAATCGCGTCTGGACCATGGTGCTGGCGACCGCCTTGTTCGGGGTCACCACCGTGGGCATGGGTCTGGTGCCGTGGTTCTGGGCCTATCTGGTCGTCATGGGGTTCTGCGGATTGGGCATCGCCCTGTTCAACACGCCCTCCACCGTCATGCTGCAGGAACAGGTGGAACCCGAATTCCTGGGCCGCGTCTTCGGGGTGATGGGCATGCTGGGCAGTTCCATGATGCCCATGGGCATGCTGTTGTTCGGGCCGTTGGCCGACGTCGTGCGGATCGAGTGGCTCCTGGTCGCCACCGGTGTGGTGCTGGGCCTGGAAGCCGTCGCGATGGGCCTGGACCGGACCTTGGTGGCCCACGGCGTGCCAAGACCCAAGGAGACGGATTCCGTCAATCCCGACGCGCCGGAACCGACCCCGAACGCATCGTAGGGGCGATTCACGAATCGCCCCTGCAAGGCGCAACAGCGAAAAAAAACGCCCCGGTCCTGCGAAGGACCGAGGCGTCTAGTTCAAATTCCGTTAACGCTGGGAAATGTCCGATGTTCTGATCGTGGGAGCGTGATCGAGCGACCGCTGCGCGTTCACGATTCGGCGGGGCACCTGAACAGGTGCGAGCGGGAGTAGGGGCGATCCATTGTCGTAGGGGCGATTCACGAATCGCCCCTGCAAGGCGCAACAGCGAAGACAAAAACGCCCCGGTCCTGCGAAGGACCGAGGCGTTGGGACGGAATCCGTCAGGATTCGATCAGGCACCGCCTCGGCAGCCCGGCTCTTGAGGATGCGGTCGAAGTCGTCGCAATGAAGCATCTGGCGGCACAGCGCAAAGGCGGCGGCCCGTTCCACGGCGGCGTGGTTTCCAAAGCTCTCCGCACGGCGAAGAAGACCAAGGCAAGGACGCACCGCTTGCACCGGGTGAGGCAAGGAGTCGATGCGCGCTTGCACAAGAGCCTGCATGTTGGGACCAATGTGCTTGGCACGCCATGCAAGCCTTCCCAAGTCCTGATCCAGCACCTTGCGATGTGCTTCCGGCATGTGGCTTGCCTGAATCGTGTGCCCGAAACGATGGCGGGCGCGGATGTGAACAGCCACTCGTTCCCGGTCCAGATAGATCTCCACCGCAGCGGCTGTAAGCCGCACATCCACAGGCTTTCCGGCCAATCCATGCGGTACGCTGTACCAGTGCCTCTCCACCTCCACGCAGTAGTCCGGACCGGCCTTGCGACGCATCCACTCCTGATATTCCCAAGCCTCCTGCGGCAGCGGGCGGGCAGCAGGGCGGTCGATCTCCTCGAACAGTTCACGCCGACATTTTTTGTCATATCCCTGCATCGGAGATGCGTTGATTCGATCCACTTCGATACGCACGGCAGCATTGAGAGTGGACAGATCATGGAAGATCTGATCGCGCAGTACCGCCACGATGCGCTGCTGCATCAGCCGCACGGCATTTTCCACTTTACCCTTGTCCCGAGGTGAATGTGGACGCGCCGGAATCGCCACCGCGCCGTAGTGTGCGCACACTTCCACATAGGTGCGATTGAGGATCGGATCGTAGCGGTGCGCCTTGGTGACGGCGCTCTTGAGGCAGTCGGGAGTCACCACCCAAGGAGCGCATCCGAAGTACTCGAAGGCATGTACATGTCCCATGCTCCAGTCCACCACCTTCTGGCTGGCGTGAGCTTGAGCGAAGACTAGGCCGCTGGCTGCCCACACCATCACGAAAAGCTCCTGGAAGATCACCTCGCCAGTGAGGAGATCCACAATGCTCAGCCGATCTCCACTGTAATCCACCATCACTCTCTCACCAGGCTTGTGATCCTGTCGCATGACAAGATCCGTCACGCCGCGATGATCCCTGATCCGCGCCCCGAACTGGGTGCGTCCCAAGCCATCGGGATGAATCTTGCGGTACTCCTCCCACAGCAATTGGATCGTCACGCCGGGACGTTTGAGCTCCTTCAGAAGGTGCTCGATATCCGGCTCCCGGGCATGCGTCCGAGCCAAGGGCGCCGCGCCGAAAAGGTGGCCGGACAAGTCCTGGTCGGAGAGTGAAAGAGCCTGCTCCAAGGGCATGCCGCTGGCTTGGAAACGAACCACGAATTCTTGCAAAGTGGAACGGCCCACACCAAGGACGCTGGCAATCTTCCGCTGGCTCAGGCCTTCTTTGTACAACAGGCGCAAGGCCTCTCTAACATGTCTCATCGATGTCCTCGATCCCAAGTCTGCCCCCCGGAAATGAGGGGCAAGATGGTTATCGAGACGCCAGATCACGACCCTTCAGGCACTCTGAAGGAGCATCGAAATCAAGCCGTACCGATTCAGTGAAAAACACCGAGGCGGGGTGGCCGGATCGTGCCGACGGAGGGTGGCCGGATCGAACCGACGACGACCGGCCGGATCCAGCCGATTTTTGCAGACGGCCTCCGGCAGCCCTTTCAAGCCATCCATGCAGGCGATGTAGATGTCCTGTACGCCGCGATTTCGCAGCTCCGTCAACACGGAATGCCAGAACTTGGAGCCCTCGTTCTGGGCCATCCAAATGCCCAGGACCTCTTTGCGGCCTTGGAGATCGACAGCCAAGACCACGTGGGCCGAATGGTTTTCGACATGCTTGCCGTTGCGAACTTTGACCACGATGCCATCCAGCCAGACAATCGGATAGATCGCCTCCAAAGGCCGATTCTGCCAAGCTTTCACCTCGTCAAGGATCGCCTCGGTCACCCCGGATATCAAGCTGTGAGACACGTCCACGCCGTACAGATCCTGCATCGCCGACGCGATGTCACGAGTCGTCATCCCACGGGAGTAAAGGGCAAGGATCTTCTCATCCAGCCCATCCATGCGAACCTGTCGCTTGGGCACAAGAATCGGCTCGAAGCTCCCCTCACGGTCACGTGGCGTACTGATTTCCACCTCGCCAAAGGTCCCTTTGATCGTCTTGGTCGTCTTCCCGTTGCGCGTATTCTTACGACGCAAACCTGGAGACTTCTCGTGCGCAGCGTAGCCAAGATGGGCATCCATCTCAGCCTCCATGCCACGGTTGATCACCCGCTGAAGAAGGCGGCTGTAAAGGGCATCTACCTGCCCGGGGCTCTGGAGACCGGCTACAAGCTGGTCCAGTTGATCGTCGCTGATTTCACTCATCTTGTCTGCTCCTTACCAAAAGGTGCAGTTACACAGTTTAAATTACAGACTCGAATTAACTGACTCAGTTGTTGCTCATTCAAGCATTCAATGCCCAGAAAAACTTCAGCCATATTTATCAACACTGTTTGCAAGCAGGCCAAACAGCTCGTCCTATTACAGCTATTGGCCATGGCGCGGCGCAAGCGCAGACGATATTAATGGACTTCTTGAATTAGTCGCCAATGGTAGCACAGATACTGATATTCGCAGTGACGCCCTTGAATGCATCATTCAATCACAAAACACTACTGCATATAAGGATTTATATGAAATGGCAAAGAATGAACAAAACTCTGAGCCTAGTGCATTATCATCCATCCATTCACGGCTACTTAATGAAGGATACGAAGTTTCAATTGACGGCATAAAATGCCTCTACCAAAAACAGTCGTATCACATACAATTCCCAAATGATTATCTAAGCCCCCTCCCTTCTTGGATAACAAGAAACCATAAAACATGGAACATTGAACACAAAAACGATATTTGCGCAAGTATTGGCGGCAGTTCAACCTCAAAATGCGCTATCTGCGGCAATAGATTGCACAAGATTATTAACATTGAAGATTCGCTAGGGCTATTTGGCGTTCATTCCCGCGTAAAGTTGGAGCTATCTACTTGCTTGAGTTGTCTTGGCTGGACGGAACCCCATTTATTTTACCTCCATGATCAAAACGGCACACCGCACTGCATTGAATATTTAGGAGATGAGATTCAACCAGATGCAATATCTTCGCCACTAAAGGAAACCAATGTCAAGATATCGCCCACACCAAAACGATGGCTAAACCAAGATTGGGGATTATCAAATAGTCGTGAAAATTTGTTCCGAATCGGTGGAGCTCCAAGTTGGATACAATCACCAGAGTACCTTTAATGTCCTCAATGCAAAAAAACAATGAGTCATTTAATGCAGATTGACTCTGAATTACCGTGTAGTGACGATTCCTATTTTATGTGGGGAAGTGGTGGTATCGGATATATCCAATGGTGCGAAAACTGCTCTATCAGTGGATTCTTATGGCAATGCACTTAAAACCCAAGTAAACTGCAAAACAAATCCATGACAGCACACAACCGCTAAAATGCACATGGCTCTATATATGAAAATAACGCATGAGCCGCTGTAGCGGCTCAGCTGCCTAACAATCTCCGTCCACCGGGACCTCCCCGTTGTTGCACCGACCCTTCGGGCCGGTGACGAGCGGGCGTTAGGCGTATCGATGATGTTCTTAAAATACCAAATAGCTCTGTTTACTAACCCTTCAAATATAACTCCATCAACTTCAGCAAATAATAAATGAAAATATCGATGCAAATTAAAGACATTAAGAATGAAATCACCAACTCATTCCCAGATAAATTAAATCGATTTACAACACTTCCAATCTTATTGGACATTCTAATAAGAAAGGCATTATTCCTCCCTGGATTTTCAGAATGGGAAGACAAAAACGATATTGAATTCATGAAAATCTATTCCCAAGAGCAAAAAAAAGATAGGATGGATTCCGTTCGGGCAATATGCTTTACTTGGGATGATGAAACAATACACCATTGGAAATATTTCTCTGATGGCAGCGCAGGTTGCTGCATTGAATTCGATGGAAAAAAACTTCTATCCAGTCTAGAAAATTTTAATGCCAAAATTCTGCACGGAAAAGTTAAATACTATAAGATCAAAGATATACCCGCTGAAATTCACTTAGATGAATTGCCTTTCATTAAAAGGCACCCATATCGCATTGAATCTGAATATCGCATCGTTTGCGTACAAGAAAATGACAGCACCTGCAATATCCCAATCGAATTGGATTGGATAAATAAAATCACATTCAACCAAGAAATGCCCATTTCAGTATTGGAAACAATCAGGAAAATGATAAA
This DNA window, taken from Fibrobacterota bacterium, encodes the following:
- a CDS encoding IS21 family transposase, with amino-acid sequence MRHVREALRLLYKEGLSQRKIASVLGVGRSTLQEFVVRFQASGMPLEQALSLSDQDLSGHLFGAAPLARTHAREPDIEHLLKELKRPGVTIQLLWEEYRKIHPDGLGRTQFGARIRDHRGVTDLVMRQDHKPGERVMVDYSGDRLSIVDLLTGEVIFQELFVMVWAASGLVFAQAHASQKVVDWSMGHVHAFEYFGCAPWVVTPDCLKSAVTKAHRYDPILNRTYVEVCAHYGAVAIPARPHSPRDKGKVENAVRLMQQRIVAVLRDQIFHDLSTLNAAVRIEVDRINASPMQGYDKKCRRELFEEIDRPAARPLPQEAWEYQEWMRRKAGPDYCVEVERHWYSVPHGLAGKPVDVRLTAAAVEIYLDRERVAVHIRARHRFGHTIQASHMPEAHRKVLDQDLGRLAWRAKHIGPNMQALVQARIDSLPHPVQAVRPCLGLLRRAESFGNHAAVERAAAFALCRQMLHCDDFDRILKSRAAEAVPDRILTDSVPTPRSFAGPGRFCLRCCALQGRFVNRPYDNGSPLLPLAPVQVPRRIVNAQRSLDHAPTIRTSDISQR
- a CDS encoding MFS transporter, giving the protein MDDTTKPAEPQAWKRTLVFFLSSQTLSLVGTSLVQYAILWHITLTARSGVVQTIAILAGFLPNFLLSPFAGVWADRYDRRRLMMLADGGIALVTLGLALAFQAGHRDLWLFFAASALRSLGTAVQTPAVAAFLPQFVPADQLTRVNGIHQSIQAATMLLSPVAAAFLLTAFPLQTIFYIDVATAALAITVLGLAVRVPAHSRALAPTGTSYFHDLREGVRYVRSHSYVLRFFAYCTIFFVMAAPAAFLTPLQVARSFGPEVWRLSAIEVAFILGMTIGGLGIAAWGGFQNRVWTMVLATALFGVTTVGMGLVPWFWAYLVVMGFCGLGIALFNTPSTVMLQEQVEPEFLGRVFGVMGMLGSSMMPMGMLLFGPLADVVRIEWLLVATGVVLGLEAVAMGLDRTLVAHGVPRPKETDSVNPDAPEPTPNAS
- a CDS encoding fibrobacter succinogenes major paralogous domain-containing protein, whose protein sequence is MKLIRMIAIQVIASLIFAGCETKESSSIPTQPETIQTVDTTWNNSNAYQSFTDSRDGQSYKFIKIGMQTWMAQNLNYVVENSWCPAGTAANCSTYGRLYQWSSAMSLSKSYNSSLWSGVTPRTGICPSGWHVPSNTEWKRLRSFVDSATGGLRLKSKIFWSDNGNGTDQFGFRALPAGINSEPSVFSYFGQGAYFWSSTELNANEVWMLMLYSPRDDANISLINHKESGASIRCILD
- a CDS encoding IS256 family transposase; its protein translation is MKKIHIAIRSAARDHVQTILHEALGSDFQAVAGGLFRAEIEGMLDHALQAELAAYLGRTTYERNGTGPWRNGRKSVSLPSPLGPLTVEKPVLRKGGFNSALLRLLRGGMSQAIEVICQRTWLRGMSTRAVASEMRELTGAKLSASDISEMTDKLLPAIDQWRQQPVPAVEILYLDALYVPVRRGGETSKQAVLVAIGVDANRMRHFMGWLVGDSESTESWSALLNDLKERGLGRVALAVSDAHKSIRAAVKNCLGIDHQLCVIHKMRAILSQVQRGDQKAFSEDFKAIFWADGRHSARIGLANLKTAWERKYPKLVAKAGDEFDDFTRFFDMPQAMWGLCRCSNTIERFIEEIRRRLDPARIAVADKSLDKIIHTVAIEQQKRWDRQKLPSTHISRLRKAA
- a CDS encoding IS256 family transposase, which gives rise to MSEISDDQLDQLVAGLQSPGQVDALYSRLLQRVINRGMEAEMDAHLGYAAHEKSPGLRRKNTRNGKTTKTIKGTFGEVEISTPRDREGSFEPILVPKRQVRMDGLDEKILALYSRGMTTRDIASAMQDLYGVDVSHSLISGVTEAILDEVKAWQNRPLEAIYPIVWLDGIVVKVRNGKHVENHSAHVVLAVDLQGRKEVLGIWMAQNEGSKFWHSVLTELRNRGVQDIYIACMDGLKGLPEAVCKNRLDPAGRRRFDPATLRRHDPATPPRCFSLNRYGLISMLLQSA